The following are encoded together in the Candidatus Poribacteria bacterium genome:
- a CDS encoding T9SS type A sorting domain-containing protein — MKRAVSSVLLVILVGIAFNTAIHLDAQPVTPADINAAIAHGLRWLRAHQNPNGSWGYASLDPRPGNPPHDNVTPGDVALTGLCALAFLNHGITESDPAVANAIKYLLANVRADGAITNGDYPTYQTSIAILPLIATGNPAYTTVIQNARNFLRGIQNTSIPTSDPAYGGWGYGWEGWEPPGEENGDLIVRDNPNDWGVTPSSPPFWLSPDIWVDNDGDGVPDKIIPGKTNRLFAAVHNIGSAQLTNVTVEFYSDFVTAGFDFNSAVLIGTATIPSIMPTSTEIVEVPWNVPLPNPQPGEGGPLCVGVRAFSSGDPLTSPNSVPYDNNIALRNFFPIKARPGQTVNFDFKVHNNQTTAGSVSLDLNLNVPSGWKVSFDKPGPFSLSPGDSLFDILKIEIPPAASPGDRGEIDVIEKIGSNVIGGFRVAVLVVPKKVGITNLNVQSGKQYQISDAVPGSLYYIDRDYRFVSLPTPLMDGVLIMTADEDGDSCATDFLTFDVDVPVTLYLLRDSRGDEDKGGKPPQWLSSGFERITGWQVETTDPGMGYFTVWKADFDAGTIQLGGNACSPAEGQESNYVVIVMPRSVGLAGPQMPELPPVETVIGWDVWNPGPIYKLPGSPYPTGKHWADLSNTQWAIMALEHFPPPGTPWRDKALVFVENCQKDDPTDRPGGFIYSPVPGAPRSTHPFGSMTYAGIWSYRLLGIPVSDPRVQGALRWVEHHYFVTENPPYADWVLYYNYLTMAKALRLCGIKYITSGGVPHDWYLELATVLVHNQLFDGSWVNSADPSLGEWSRALCTAYALLTLETGILPPSHPIVVTVSLTTSPLELHIYDALGRHTGLKDGQVEEGIPGTTYTSTDGTVEIALSDPDVGGYMIVVRSTADSDHDFTLTIRGKMDEEEVYSKEFTGTLPPGGSKRFNMFLSSIMGGLTLFAEETGMPKASISVDPSALHIDAAQGETGSATLDITETSGNDVDLLLVATEMKGEGDITLPIEFISFSEPEFSLKANGTHQVEVRVKVPADLPVGQYTGSLIILDSSRFVMARIPVDLAVSQGTPAQISGVVEDKNGEPIQGASISMIDERGIYTELGVTDENGGFSFDVIKGSSFILRVYKEGYIPYVIGITAPSENLKIVLEDLPKVPEIAKLPHTSWVSGKAEIKVPGKGFIPVRPGDVVIAGDSKNGALAIWIVTQAGRYGPMPIPGDDPNTPADEGMTENEEILFWINGNPATPLGPDQASWAQGRSLTINLGGKEYKIRLGDVSGDGRVTSFDASRILQYLVELYQIPSERQELADVDGNREIGPMDAVWILRFVVGMISSFDEVSSRSGINPAPPGNLSISMPDSTADADGLVKVPISIKATGLCGGMMKLSYDPAILTPIDISCDLPEFAWAKNGGELTIAFASAAEIEEIKAVITFKVEDKLDTYLRISDLILNEAHLNPSSLRARIDVIPEETVLLPNFPNPFNPETWIPFKLAHESDVRIEIYDLSGRLVKRLNLGRLKAGYYTARGTAARWDGRNERGERVASGVYIYQLRADGRSFSRKMVILK; from the coding sequence ATGAAGAGGGCAGTTTCATCCGTTTTGCTTGTAATATTGGTGGGGATCGCTTTTAACACGGCGATCCATCTCGACGCCCAACCGGTCACACCTGCAGATATAAACGCCGCTATAGCCCACGGTCTGAGATGGCTCAGGGCACATCAAAACCCAAACGGGTCTTGGGGCTACGCCTCCTTAGACCCGAGGCCGGGGAATCCCCCACACGATAATGTCACGCCAGGTGATGTCGCCCTTACTGGGTTGTGCGCCCTTGCGTTTTTAAACCATGGTATCACCGAAAGCGATCCCGCCGTAGCCAACGCCATTAAGTATCTGCTGGCGAACGTCCGCGCCGATGGGGCGATAACCAACGGCGATTATCCTACATATCAAACCTCCATAGCCATCCTGCCCCTCATCGCCACGGGTAACCCCGCGTACACGACGGTGATCCAGAACGCCAGGAATTTCCTGCGCGGCATCCAGAACACATCTATTCCCACAAGCGATCCCGCCTACGGCGGATGGGGATATGGCTGGGAAGGTTGGGAGCCGCCGGGTGAAGAGAACGGCGATCTGATCGTGAGAGATAACCCTAACGACTGGGGCGTAACCCCGTCATCGCCCCCTTTCTGGCTTAGCCCGGATATATGGGTGGACAACGACGGTGATGGCGTTCCGGATAAGATAATCCCCGGAAAGACAAACAGGCTGTTTGCTGCCGTGCACAACATAGGTTCGGCACAGCTAACCAACGTGACGGTCGAGTTCTACTCGGATTTCGTGACTGCCGGATTTGACTTCAATTCCGCCGTTCTGATCGGCACGGCCACCATTCCATCTATCATGCCGACCAGCACCGAGATCGTGGAGGTTCCCTGGAACGTCCCCCTGCCGAATCCACAGCCGGGTGAAGGGGGACCGCTTTGTGTGGGGGTGAGGGCTTTCAGCTCCGGCGATCCGCTTACCTCTCCTAACAGCGTTCCATATGATAACAACATCGCCCTGCGTAACTTCTTCCCAATAAAGGCACGACCGGGACAGACGGTGAATTTCGATTTCAAGGTACATAACAACCAGACCACGGCCGGAAGCGTGTCGCTCGATCTCAACCTGAATGTGCCTTCGGGATGGAAGGTCTCCTTCGACAAGCCCGGACCTTTCAGCCTTTCACCGGGAGACAGCCTCTTCGACATCCTGAAGATCGAGATTCCCCCCGCCGCTTCGCCAGGCGATAGGGGTGAGATAGATGTGATCGAGAAGATCGGATCGAATGTCATCGGCGGATTCAGAGTGGCGGTGTTGGTCGTTCCCAAGAAGGTGGGCATAACAAACTTGAACGTGCAAAGTGGAAAGCAATATCAGATCTCCGATGCCGTTCCCGGCTCGTTATACTATATCGACCGGGATTACAGGTTTGTCTCGCTGCCTACGCCGTTGATGGATGGTGTGCTGATAATGACGGCGGATGAGGATGGAGACTCATGTGCCACCGATTTTCTGACTTTTGACGTCGACGTTCCCGTCACGCTTTACCTCCTGCGCGACAGCCGCGGCGATGAGGATAAAGGCGGCAAACCCCCTCAGTGGCTTTCAAGCGGTTTCGAGCGGATCACCGGCTGGCAGGTCGAGACGACGGACCCCGGTATGGGATATTTCACCGTCTGGAAGGCCGATTTCGATGCAGGGACGATTCAGCTCGGCGGAAACGCATGCTCACCCGCGGAGGGGCAGGAGTCGAACTACGTGGTGATCGTCATGCCTCGATCCGTCGGCCTTGCGGGGCCGCAGATGCCCGAACTGCCGCCTGTAGAGACGGTGATCGGATGGGATGTGTGGAACCCGGGTCCGATCTATAAGCTCCCAGGATCACCGTATCCGACGGGGAAACACTGGGCCGATCTCTCAAACACCCAGTGGGCGATAATGGCCTTGGAGCATTTCCCACCGCCCGGAACGCCGTGGCGGGATAAGGCGCTCGTGTTTGTCGAGAATTGTCAGAAGGATGATCCCACCGACAGGCCCGGAGGCTTCATCTACAGCCCTGTCCCTGGAGCACCTAGATCGACTCACCCCTTCGGCAGCATGACCTATGCCGGGATATGGTCGTATAGGCTACTTGGGATTCCCGTCTCCGATCCGAGGGTTCAGGGCGCCTTGAGATGGGTGGAACATCACTACTTTGTGACCGAGAATCCGCCTTACGCCGACTGGGTGCTTTACTATAACTACCTCACAATGGCCAAGGCACTAAGGCTTTGCGGGATAAAGTATATAACCTCGGGTGGGGTGCCCCACGATTGGTATCTGGAGCTCGCCACCGTGCTCGTCCATAATCAACTTTTTGACGGCAGCTGGGTCAACTCCGCCGATCCCTCGTTGGGCGAGTGGAGTCGAGCGCTGTGCACAGCGTATGCGCTCCTGACGCTTGAGACGGGGATTCTGCCTCCCAGCCATCCCATCGTGGTCACGGTAAGCCTCACCACATCCCCACTTGAACTGCACATCTACGATGCCCTCGGCAGACACACCGGCCTTAAAGACGGCCAGGTTGAGGAGGGGATACCGGGAACGACCTATACCTCCACAGACGGAACTGTCGAGATCGCCCTTTCAGACCCCGACGTCGGCGGGTATATGATCGTCGTACGTTCCACGGCTGACTCCGATCATGATTTCACGCTCACGATCAGAGGGAAGATGGATGAGGAGGAGGTATACAGTAAGGAGTTTACGGGGACTTTGCCCCCCGGAGGAAGCAAGAGGTTCAACATGTTCCTGTCGTCGATCATGGGTGGGTTGACGCTTTTCGCCGAGGAGACCGGCATGCCCAAAGCCAGCATCTCCGTCGATCCCTCCGCCTTACATATCGATGCGGCACAGGGTGAAACCGGATCAGCGACGCTCGACATCACCGAGACGAGCGGGAACGACGTAGATCTGCTGCTCGTTGCGACGGAGATGAAAGGCGAAGGGGATATCACGCTTCCGATCGAGTTCATAAGCTTCAGCGAACCGGAATTCAGCCTTAAGGCCAACGGCACACATCAGGTGGAGGTGAGGGTCAAGGTGCCCGCTGATCTGCCCGTGGGCCAATATACGGGCTCCCTCATAATCCTCGACTCATCCAGATTCGTTATGGCGAGGATCCCCGTTGATCTGGCGGTATCTCAGGGAACCCCAGCTCAGATATCAGGTGTGGTGGAGGATAAAAATGGAGAGCCAATCCAGGGCGCATCGATATCGATGATCGACGAGAGGGGGATATATACCGAGCTCGGCGTGACGGACGAAAACGGAGGCTTCAGCTTCGACGTCATTAAGGGTTCCTCCTTCATACTGAGGGTGTATAAGGAGGGATATATACCGTATGTCATCGGGATAACCGCTCCGAGTGAGAACCTGAAAATCGTCCTTGAGGATCTACCCAAGGTACCCGAGATCGCCAAATTACCTCACACCTCGTGGGTTTCCGGGAAAGCTGAGATAAAGGTTCCAGGGAAGGGTTTCATACCTGTAAGGCCCGGCGATGTGGTGATAGCTGGCGATAGTAAAAACGGGGCGCTGGCGATCTGGATCGTCACCCAGGCAGGGAGATACGGCCCGATGCCTATCCCCGGGGATGATCCGAACACACCCGCAGATGAAGGCATGACGGAGAATGAGGAGATCCTCTTCTGGATAAACGGCAATCCGGCCACCCCGCTTGGCCCCGATCAGGCGTCCTGGGCCCAGGGCAGATCGCTGACGATCAATCTGGGAGGGAAGGAGTATAAAATCCGACTGGGGGATGTCTCCGGCGACGGAAGGGTCACCTCCTTCGACGCCTCGCGAATCCTACAGTATCTCGTTGAGCTATACCAGATTCCATCTGAAAGGCAAGAGCTCGCCGACGTAGATGGGAATAGGGAGATAGGACCGATGGATGCCGTGTGGATATTGAGGTTCGTCGTGGGTATGATTAGCAGCTTCGATGAGGTGTCATCCAGGTCCGGGATCAATCCAGCGCCGCCGGGTAACCTCTCCATATCGATGCCTGATTCGACGGCTGACGCGGATGGCCTCGTCAAAGTGCCGATCTCGATCAAGGCGACAGGGTTGTGTGGCGGAATGATGAAGCTGAGCTACGACCCTGCCATTCTCACGCCGATCGACATCTCATGTGATCTGCCTGAGTTCGCTTGGGCCAAGAACGGCGGCGAACTCACGATCGCCTTCGCTTCCGCCGCGGAGATCGAGGAGATCAAGGCGGTGATAACCTTCAAGGTTGAGGATAAACTCGACACATATCTCCGGATTTCAGATCTCATCCTGAATGAGGCACACTTAAATCCGTCAAGTCTAAGGGCGAGGATCGATGTGATACCTGAGGAGACGGTCCTTCTCCCCAACTTCCCCAATCCGTTTAACCCTGAAACGTGGATCCCGTTCAAACTGGCTCATGAGTCCGATGTGAGGATCGAGATCTACGATCTGTCAGGCAGGCTGGTGAAGAGGCTAAACCTAGGACGGCTGAAGGCGGGGTACTATACGGCGAGGGGAACAGCGGCACGCTGGGATGGACGGAACGAAAGAGGCGAGAGAGTCGCGAGCGGCGTTTACATCTACCAACTCCGAGCCGATGGAAGGAGCTTCTCCAGGAAGATGGTCATATTGAAATGA
- a CDS encoding ATP-binding cassette domain-containing protein — protein MIDVRNLTKYYGNFVGIQNVSFHIDKGEVVGFLGPNGAGKTTTMRILTCFLPPTSGSASIAGYDVFKQSLEARRHIGYLPENVPLYLEMRVESYLRYMARLRGVPRRKAKERVEIVMEQCGLTHMRRRIIGHLSKGYRQRVGLAQALVHDPEVLILDEPTIGLDPKQIVEIRELIRDLGKEHTVILSTHILPEASMICRRVIIINEGRIAGNVWLGDGRVVSVQTGEGAARQVGDRRSIFIEARAPSDLLREKIESIPDVIEVQLQETPDGTVKLTVDHTPQADIREEISSLITSSGWGLLEMRPVEITLEEIFLRLVSRETELEVAA, from the coding sequence ATGATAGATGTTCGTAACCTCACCAAGTATTACGGCAACTTCGTCGGTATACAGAATGTCTCCTTTCATATAGACAAGGGGGAAGTTGTCGGGTTCCTCGGTCCCAATGGGGCGGGGAAGACCACCACGATGAGGATCCTCACCTGCTTTCTGCCCCCTACCAGTGGAAGTGCCTCCATCGCGGGATATGACGTGTTCAAACAATCGCTGGAGGCCAGACGCCATATCGGATATCTGCCGGAGAACGTCCCCTTGTATCTGGAGATGAGGGTGGAGTCATATCTCAGATATATGGCAAGGCTGAGGGGTGTTCCGCGAAGGAAAGCGAAGGAACGGGTTGAAATCGTGATGGAACAGTGCGGTTTGACGCACATGCGCCGCAGGATCATCGGCCATCTCTCCAAGGGATACCGTCAGAGGGTGGGATTAGCCCAGGCGCTGGTGCATGATCCCGAGGTGCTGATCCTGGATGAACCGACCATCGGGCTCGATCCGAAGCAGATTGTCGAGATAAGAGAGCTGATCAGGGATTTAGGGAAAGAGCATACCGTCATCCTCAGCACGCATATTCTGCCCGAGGCAAGCATGATCTGCAGAAGAGTGATCATAATCAACGAGGGCAGGATAGCCGGGAACGTGTGGCTTGGAGATGGAAGGGTGGTCTCAGTGCAGACCGGCGAAGGAGCTGCGAGACAGGTGGGCGATAGAAGATCGATCTTCATCGAAGCACGGGCGCCGTCCGATCTTCTCAGGGAGAAGATCGAATCGATCCCCGACGTGATAGAGGTGCAGCTCCAGGAGACACCAGACGGGACCGTAAAGCTAACTGTAGATCATACGCCACAGGCCGATATCCGCGAGGAAATCTCCTCCCTGATAACTTCCAGCGGATGGGGACTGCTTGAGATGAGACCGGTCGAGATAACCCTGGAGGAGATCTTCCTGAGATTGGTCTCCAGAGAAACGGAGCTGGAGGTGGCAGCATGA
- a CDS encoding ABC transporter permease subunit produces the protein MRNIWTIFLKEIHTYFVSPVAYFVLFVFVGITGFLFSSSLIIGGINRMMTTEVLNVTFLNMSVTLLFFAPVMTMKLFAEEKRLGTIELLMTSPVRDVEVVLGKYLAGFALLLLMLALTLAFPMITSFYGRVDVGPVISGYVGLILLGASFLSIGILVSSMTKNQIVSALTSFGVLLLLWVIGFIARGHGRFGDVLRYLSLVEHFDDFARGVIGLKHVIYYLSVTILSLFATVRSVESSKWR, from the coding sequence ATGAGGAACATCTGGACGATCTTCCTGAAGGAGATCCATACCTATTTCGTATCCCCGGTGGCCTACTTCGTCCTCTTCGTCTTCGTAGGCATAACCGGATTTCTCTTCTCCTCATCGCTTATCATCGGTGGGATCAACCGGATGATGACAACCGAGGTACTCAATGTTACCTTTCTCAACATGAGCGTAACGCTGCTTTTCTTCGCCCCCGTGATGACGATGAAGCTTTTCGCCGAGGAGAAAAGGCTCGGCACGATAGAGCTGCTGATGACCTCTCCGGTGAGGGATGTGGAGGTGGTTTTGGGGAAATATCTGGCGGGATTCGCCCTTCTGCTCCTGATGCTCGCCCTGACACTGGCCTTCCCGATGATAACCTCCTTCTATGGCAGGGTGGATGTGGGGCCGGTCATAAGCGGATATGTCGGTCTGATACTCTTGGGGGCCTCCTTCCTCTCCATAGGCATACTGGTTTCCTCAATGACGAAAAACCAGATCGTCTCTGCGTTGACCAGCTTCGGCGTCCTGTTGTTGCTGTGGGTGATCGGGTTCATCGCACGGGGACATGGCAGATTCGGGGATGTGTTGAGATACCTATCGCTGGTGGAGCATTTCGATGATTTCGCCCGAGGGGTGATCGGCCTTAAACACGTGATCTATTACCTCAGCGTGACGATCCTGTCTCTCTTCGCGACCGTCAGATCGGTCGAATCCTCCAAGTGGAGGTGA
- a CDS encoding GldG family protein has translation MNGDKKPLYKIGTLCGLLGILGLMFALAVRLVMGRFGVLFFISTGVTLACWTVYVVTHLKGVLSALKSRQAVYGSNVFITVVLALAAAVIVNVIIAQGFDKDLDLTSEKLFTLTDQTKEVLKQVKEPIKVLAFFSEDETNPRFVKMRKDAKDLLDRYEKGCKLLEVQWIDPFVDREMADKYKVDYNGTVVFEMGKRRETVTETDEQKFTNAIYKLIKGEVKKIYFLRGHDEKAPDDYDERKGYSDAREALENQNFEVKDLYLAAVGEVPSDCAALVIAGPQKPLSDVEVRAIERYLNRGGKLLVMIDPPSDRFPKLVKLLDKWGVKVGNDLVVDRNILASYLDPRVPLVRDFEYHVITKHLSPVPFSFSCSVTPEDKLPERVTVTSLAKTTPAEGVSWGETSRKKFKYDPDKDTKPPVSLAVAVEKTAPPRKAGEGETSSQKQKKPLTRMVVVGDSDFASNQFFKNTGGGDLFLNSISWLTMEEDLIKIRAQKPENRDLRPISPGEARLVQLMSIFVIPFLVFAAGVIVWWTRR, from the coding sequence ATGAACGGCGATAAAAAACCTCTATACAAGATCGGAACCCTATGTGGTCTGTTGGGGATTCTGGGGTTGATGTTCGCCTTAGCGGTAAGGCTGGTTATGGGGAGGTTTGGGGTTCTGTTCTTCATCTCGACGGGAGTTACGCTTGCCTGCTGGACGGTTTACGTCGTAACACATCTGAAGGGGGTGCTCTCCGCCCTCAAAAGCAGACAGGCGGTATACGGATCGAACGTCTTCATCACCGTGGTATTGGCTCTGGCGGCGGCGGTAATAGTGAACGTGATCATCGCACAGGGGTTCGATAAAGACCTGGATCTGACCTCAGAGAAGCTCTTCACCCTTACCGATCAGACCAAGGAGGTATTGAAGCAGGTTAAGGAACCGATCAAAGTACTGGCTTTCTTCAGCGAGGACGAGACGAACCCGCGTTTTGTGAAGATGCGCAAGGACGCCAAGGATCTCCTGGACAGATACGAGAAAGGATGTAAATTGCTGGAGGTCCAATGGATCGATCCCTTTGTCGACAGGGAGATGGCGGATAAATACAAGGTCGATTATAACGGGACGGTCGTTTTCGAGATGGGCAAAAGACGCGAGACGGTGACGGAGACGGATGAGCAGAAGTTCACAAACGCCATATACAAGTTGATCAAGGGCGAGGTCAAGAAGATCTACTTTCTCAGAGGACACGACGAGAAGGCGCCGGACGATTATGACGAGCGAAAGGGTTATAGCGACGCGAGAGAAGCCTTGGAGAACCAGAACTTCGAGGTGAAGGATCTGTATTTGGCCGCTGTTGGAGAGGTGCCCTCCGACTGCGCGGCACTCGTCATCGCCGGTCCCCAAAAGCCACTTTCGGATGTCGAGGTGAGGGCGATCGAAAGATATCTGAATAGAGGCGGCAAGCTCCTGGTCATGATCGATCCCCCCAGCGATAGGTTCCCGAAGCTGGTTAAGCTGCTCGATAAATGGGGGGTAAAGGTGGGGAACGATCTTGTGGTGGACAGGAATATCTTGGCCTCCTATCTCGATCCGCGGGTGCCCCTCGTCAGGGACTTCGAGTATCACGTGATAACCAAACATCTCTCCCCCGTCCCCTTCTCCTTCTCCTGCTCCGTCACCCCTGAGGATAAATTACCCGAGAGGGTTACCGTCACGTCATTGGCCAAGACAACTCCCGCAGAGGGGGTGAGCTGGGGTGAGACGAGCAGAAAGAAGTTCAAGTATGATCCCGATAAAGACACCAAACCCCCTGTTTCGCTCGCCGTAGCGGTCGAAAAAACCGCTCCCCCCAGAAAGGCCGGTGAGGGGGAAACCTCCTCACAAAAGCAAAAGAAACCCCTGACCAGGATGGTGGTCGTCGGAGATTCGGATTTCGCGTCAAATCAGTTCTTCAAAAACACCGGCGGCGGGGATCTGTTCCTCAACTCCATAAGCTGGCTGACGATGGAGGAGGATCTGATAAAGATCAGGGCGCAAAAGCCGGAGAACAGAGACCTGAGACCGATCTCGCCCGGCGAAGCACGGCTGGTGCAGCTTATGTCTATCTTCGTCATCCCCTTCCTTGTCTTCGCCGCCGGAGTGATAGTCTGGTGGACGAGGAGGTGA